The Desertifilum tharense IPPAS B-1220 genome includes a region encoding these proteins:
- a CDS encoding HAMP domain-containing sensor histidine kinase, with the protein MSHSSFANFSQKDRILVVDDSPDNCFLIQSILEEEGYEITIAESGKAALAEVEASPPDLVLLDIMMPDMDGYEVTQRLRDNKSLPFMPILLITAHDQPSVVKGLDLGADDFIRKPVEFDELLARVRSLLRLKHSVDERDHIARQREDFVSRLTHDLRTPLVAADRMLNLFQQGAFGELNPGVVEVVTTMISSNQNLLKMVNQLLEVYRYEAGRKNLAFSPLDLPELLQEICQELKPLALEKELELKLQINSDVENMKGKVLGDRIELRRVLTNLIGNAIKFTDTGFVAINLKRIESPSSSDRVAIEVQDTGSGISPQEQATLFERFRTGSHKRAGSGLGLYLSRQITEAHNGTLNLSSQVGKGSVFTVKLPIHS; encoded by the coding sequence ATGAGCCATTCGTCTTTTGCTAACTTCAGTCAAAAAGATCGCATCCTCGTCGTTGATGACTCTCCAGACAACTGTTTCTTGATTCAATCCATTTTAGAGGAAGAAGGCTACGAAATTACCATTGCCGAAAGTGGTAAAGCCGCCCTTGCTGAAGTGGAAGCCTCTCCCCCGGATCTCGTCCTGCTGGATATCATGATGCCAGATATGGATGGTTACGAAGTCACGCAGCGCCTCCGGGATAATAAATCGCTGCCTTTTATGCCGATCCTGTTGATTACCGCCCACGATCAACCCAGCGTCGTCAAAGGCTTGGATTTAGGGGCAGACGACTTTATCCGCAAACCCGTGGAGTTTGACGAGTTATTAGCGCGAGTGCGATCGCTCCTCCGCCTCAAGCATAGCGTTGACGAACGCGATCACATCGCCCGCCAGCGCGAAGACTTCGTATCTCGCCTCACCCACGATCTGCGTACCCCCCTAGTGGCTGCCGATCGGATGTTGAACCTCTTTCAGCAAGGGGCATTTGGCGAACTCAACCCCGGCGTTGTCGAAGTGGTGACTACCATGATTAGCAGCAATCAAAACCTGCTCAAAATGGTGAACCAACTCCTAGAAGTCTATCGCTATGAAGCAGGACGCAAAAACTTAGCCTTTTCTCCGCTAGATTTGCCCGAACTTTTGCAAGAAATTTGTCAAGAATTAAAACCTTTAGCCTTAGAAAAGGAGCTTGAACTTAAACTTCAAATTAATTCTGATGTGGAAAACATGAAGGGCAAAGTTTTAGGCGATCGCATCGAACTGCGCCGAGTTTTAACCAACTTAATTGGCAATGCCATTAAGTTTACCGATACCGGATTTGTTGCTATTAACCTCAAACGAATTGAAAGTCCTTCATCGTCAGATCGCGTAGCCATTGAAGTCCAAGATACGGGTTCGGGGATTTCTCCCCAAGAACAAGCAACCTTATTTGAACGCTTCCGCACCGGCAGCCACAAAAGAGCAGGTAGCGGTTTAGGATTATACCTATCGCGCCAAATTACAGAAGCCCACAATGGCACCCTTAACTTATCTTCGCAGGTGGGAAAAGGAAGCGTCTTTACGGTGAAATTGCCGATCCATAGCTAA
- a CDS encoding helix-turn-helix transcriptional regulator yields MNSSEFTERFQGLTPKPRNVLELLLNGKSDDEIAQLIGASASTVRKHIQNLCDRFEIPREAEGLKRNRREDLIALARQYKPQLRQASPPSVQTAIATSSQDWGDAPDDSVFYGRTPELATLEQWIIRDRCRLVAISGIGGIGKTLFCVKLSKQIQNHFSVAIWHSFRQGLVLDDFLDRFLNLFPQKARLPSDKNEKLKQCLQHLQDHRCLLIFDQLDAIFGEKEFAGSYLEGYQDYEEFIKKVAEVNHQSCLLINSVEIPSQIALLENQDGFVRQYKLKGLAVEDAQNILIEKNLTGKERWADIINFFEGNPLVIKMIAATIKELYNGDVIPFLRHSYTQLGRDLEIFLKDVLDRLQPLESDLIYQMAIAVDPLSFDTLQTLIFPPPSLSELQRAIESLSRRSLIEIRGGKFILPQAIVAYGNMQLVEDVFQEIQALLANKNINSLKRLRVHNLIQPEKASPKPQSLNRVSLKESIKKRLDLTFFNQSWVKALQSLLPLFQDQPQLTVGYSERNLQYLISEFDRRMIN; encoded by the coding sequence ATGAATTCTAGTGAATTCACAGAGCGATTTCAAGGTCTGACCCCAAAACCCAGAAATGTTTTAGAACTCTTGCTGAACGGCAAAAGCGATGACGAAATCGCGCAGTTAATCGGTGCATCGGCCTCTACAGTCCGCAAACACATCCAGAATTTATGCGATCGCTTTGAGATTCCCCGCGAAGCCGAAGGACTCAAACGCAACCGTCGCGAAGACTTGATCGCCTTAGCCCGTCAATATAAACCGCAATTGCGCCAAGCGTCCCCACCCTCGGTGCAAACTGCGATCGCCACCTCTTCTCAAGACTGGGGGGATGCACCCGACGACTCGGTTTTTTATGGGAGAACCCCAGAACTCGCAACGCTAGAACAATGGATTATCCGCGATCGCTGTCGCTTAGTGGCCATTTCTGGTATCGGGGGAATCGGTAAAACCCTATTCTGCGTCAAACTCAGCAAGCAAATTCAAAACCATTTTTCAGTTGCGATCTGGCACAGTTTCCGCCAAGGCTTAGTTCTCGATGATTTTTTAGACCGCTTCTTAAATCTATTTCCCCAGAAAGCGCGCCTCCCCTCCGATAAAAATGAAAAACTCAAACAGTGCCTTCAACACTTACAAGACCACCGCTGCTTGCTCATTTTTGACCAACTAGACGCAATCTTTGGTGAAAAAGAATTTGCCGGGTCTTATCTAGAGGGATATCAGGACTACGAGGAATTTATCAAAAAAGTTGCCGAAGTCAACCACCAAAGCTGCTTATTAATTAATAGCGTGGAAATCCCTTCCCAGATAGCCTTACTCGAAAATCAAGATGGATTTGTCCGTCAGTACAAACTCAAGGGTTTAGCGGTTGAAGATGCCCAAAATATTTTAATCGAGAAGAATCTCACCGGCAAAGAAAGATGGGCAGATATCATTAACTTCTTTGAAGGTAATCCCCTCGTGATTAAAATGATTGCGGCCACCATCAAAGAACTTTATAACGGCGATGTTATCCCCTTCCTTCGTCATAGCTATACCCAGTTAGGGCGAGATTTAGAAATCTTCTTAAAAGATGTCCTCGACCGATTGCAACCCTTAGAATCTGACCTGATCTATCAAATGGCGATCGCAGTTGACCCTCTGAGTTTCGACACCTTACAAACCCTGATCTTTCCGCCCCCTTCCCTTTCCGAACTGCAACGCGCCATTGAATCATTGAGTCGGCGATCGCTGATTGAAATTCGCGGCGGCAAATTCATTCTCCCCCAGGCAATTGTTGCCTACGGCAATATGCAACTGGTTGAAGATGTCTTTCAAGAAATTCAAGCCTTACTCGCCAACAAGAATATTAATAGCCTCAAGCGCTTAAGAGTGCATAATCTGATACAACCTGAGAAAGCCAGCCCCAAACCGCAATCGCTCAACCGAGTTTCTCTCAAAGAATCCATTAAAAAGCGATTGGATTTAACATTTTTTAATCAATCCTGGGTCAAGGCGTTGCAGTCTCTTTTACCCCTATTCCAAGACCAACCGCAACTCACGGTTGGCTATAGCGAAAGAAATTTGCAATATCTTATTTCCGAATTCGATCGGCGAATGATAAATTAA
- the ureC gene encoding urease subunit alpha codes for MSYRMDRRAYAETYGPTVGDRIRLADTELIIEVERDLTTYGDEVKFGGGKVIRDGMGQSPITNADGAVDTVITNALILDWWGIIKADIGIKDGKIYKIGKAGNPYIQDNVDIIIGPGTEAIAGEGMILTAGGIDSHIHFICPQQIEVAIASGVTTLIGGGTGPATGTNATTCTPGPWHIYRMLQAADAFPINIGYSGKGNSARPEGLIEQIQAGVIGLKLHEDWGTTPATIDTCLSVADEYDVQVAIHTDTLNEAGFVEDTIQAFKNRAIHTYHTEGAGGGHAPDIIKVCGQANVLPSSTNPTRPYTLNTLEEHLDMLMVCHHLDRSIPEDVAFAESRIRRETIAAEDILHDLGAFSMISSDSQAMGRVGEVIIRTWQTAHKMKVQRGPLEADSSQNDNFRAKRYIAKYTINPAITHGIANSVGSVEEGKLADLCLWKPAFFGVKPEIVIKGGAIAYAQMGDANASIPTPQPIHMRPMFASFGGAIATTSLTFISQAALEADIPTQLKLQKPGVAVSGTRQLTKRDLKLNEALPHIEVDPETYEVRADGQLLTCEPATILPMAQRYFLF; via the coding sequence ATGAGTTATCGAATGGATCGGCGGGCCTATGCGGAGACTTATGGCCCCACTGTAGGCGATCGCATCCGCCTAGCCGACACCGAATTAATAATTGAAGTCGAACGCGACTTAACCACCTACGGCGATGAAGTCAAATTTGGCGGCGGGAAAGTCATCCGCGATGGTATGGGCCAATCTCCGATTACCAACGCCGATGGGGCCGTTGATACAGTGATTACCAACGCCTTAATCCTCGACTGGTGGGGCATCATCAAAGCCGACATTGGGATTAAAGACGGCAAAATATACAAAATTGGCAAAGCCGGAAATCCTTACATTCAAGATAACGTCGATATTATTATTGGCCCCGGCACCGAAGCGATCGCCGGAGAAGGAATGATCCTCACCGCCGGGGGGATAGATAGCCACATTCACTTTATCTGCCCGCAACAAATCGAAGTGGCGATCGCCTCCGGAGTCACCACCCTGATTGGCGGCGGAACAGGCCCGGCGACGGGAACCAACGCCACCACCTGCACCCCTGGCCCCTGGCACATCTACCGGATGTTGCAAGCCGCCGACGCCTTCCCCATCAACATCGGCTATTCAGGTAAAGGCAATAGCGCCCGACCCGAAGGACTCATCGAACAGATTCAAGCCGGAGTCATTGGACTCAAACTCCACGAAGACTGGGGAACCACCCCCGCTACCATCGACACCTGCTTAAGCGTCGCCGACGAATATGACGTGCAAGTCGCCATCCACACCGATACCCTGAATGAAGCCGGATTTGTGGAAGACACCATTCAAGCATTTAAAAACCGCGCCATCCACACCTACCACACCGAAGGCGCAGGCGGCGGACATGCCCCCGATATTATCAAAGTCTGCGGTCAAGCCAACGTTCTCCCCTCATCCACCAACCCCACAAGACCGTATACCCTCAACACCCTGGAAGAACACCTCGATATGTTGATGGTGTGTCACCACTTGGATCGCAGCATTCCCGAAGATGTCGCCTTTGCTGAGTCGCGCATCCGCAGAGAAACGATCGCAGCCGAAGATATTTTGCACGACTTAGGCGCATTTAGCATGATCTCCTCCGACTCCCAAGCAATGGGAAGAGTGGGGGAAGTGATTATCCGTACCTGGCAAACCGCCCACAAAATGAAAGTCCAGCGGGGACCTTTAGAAGCCGATTCCTCACAAAACGATAACTTTCGGGCCAAGCGGTACATCGCAAAATATACAATTAACCCCGCCATTACCCACGGGATTGCAAATTCTGTGGGATCGGTAGAGGAAGGCAAACTCGCGGATTTATGCCTGTGGAAACCTGCCTTTTTTGGCGTCAAACCGGAAATTGTGATTAAAGGCGGCGCGATCGCCTACGCCCAAATGGGAGACGCCAACGCCAGCATCCCCACCCCGCAACCGATCCACATGCGGCCCATGTTTGCCAGCTTTGGCGGGGCGATCGCCACCACCTCTTTAACCTTTATTTCTCAAGCCGCCCTAGAAGCAGATATCCCAACTCAGTTAAAATTACAGAAACCCGGAGTTGCCGTTTCAGGAACTCGCCAACTCACTAAGCGAGACCTTAAACTAAATGAAGCCTTACCGCACATTGAAGTCGATCCGGAAACCTACGAAGTCAGGGCTGATGGTCAGCTTTTAACGTGCGAACCTGCAACGATACTCCCGATGGCTCAACGTTACTTTCTGTTTTAA
- a CDS encoding AAA family ATPase: MLSREFLLQIARTQELSRKQEEVLLARFAEELDYEQMGEQLETSAGACLKRMGEIYKKFGITGERRGKENRLRICLLNYWDERRRSEPEPPEELELEPLDFVQPEIAIFHPYQNLPAPSHTVFVGREAEISRLLELLSPNHSAHLISIDGLGGVGKSTLALEAAYRCLQASRIPEALPNVPRFEAIIFTSAKQTHLTPGGLLHRLRREHTLQAICQEIARTLEFREITHSEPGEQLERTRDCLARLSTLLIVDNLETLEDRQDVLSFLYDLPANVKVIVTTREQAMFVPIRLTAFASSDAEQFIQYQSQERGVELDSSEIRALAQKTSGIPAAMVYAIGQLASGYLLPDVLQRIDNAQGDIAQFCFAGSVESLRDRPAHRLLMALAMFGAPALREAIATVAFPLPDAIATADGLAQLQQLSLVQPVRGRYQLLALTREYVLGELAAYAPGDFPAQARQRWLKFYQDFAKRYAEKDWQEWHSPSELLDREWENLKAAIDWCIAQDQYEPVWEFWQKVKGYALVQGYWDDRLIWTSWLMQRTEQRGDWSNLSELLLERAKTLTLMGRTAQLGEATTLLEKAWRLREYQNSIFQCRLMSAIAVLQIRLNCFDIAQDWLNRQRQLLQETTLDPAQVQRLWIHLHYYEAEVCYQLGEYQSAKRLYQQALKSAQQLGWRRCEIYIQHWLAEVAIALLELPKATALLEEGLPIAEAQGDRRCMAYYYRALAMLAHLREQEERSHHWANLALSTFDRLGMLPEAEEMQARLHKYTKKEA, translated from the coding sequence ATGTTGTCGCGCGAATTTTTATTGCAGATTGCCCGAACTCAAGAACTCTCTCGCAAGCAAGAAGAAGTATTGCTCGCAAGGTTCGCCGAGGAATTGGATTACGAACAGATGGGCGAGCAACTCGAAACCTCTGCGGGAGCTTGCCTCAAACGCATGGGCGAAATCTACAAAAAATTTGGGATTACCGGAGAGCGGCGCGGAAAGGAAAATCGCCTCAGAATTTGCCTGCTCAATTACTGGGATGAGCGTCGGCGCAGCGAGCCAGAGCCGCCAGAAGAACTAGAGTTAGAACCCCTCGACTTTGTTCAACCAGAAATCGCTATTTTTCATCCCTACCAAAACCTACCCGCCCCCAGCCATACCGTTTTTGTGGGTCGAGAGGCCGAAATTAGCCGCTTGCTCGAACTGCTCTCCCCCAACCATAGCGCCCACCTGATTAGTATTGATGGTTTGGGGGGCGTGGGTAAAAGCACCCTCGCCTTAGAAGCGGCTTATCGCTGCTTGCAAGCCAGCCGGATTCCCGAAGCCTTGCCAAACGTACCGCGCTTTGAGGCAATTATCTTCACCTCTGCCAAACAAACGCACCTCACCCCTGGGGGATTATTACACCGCTTAAGACGAGAACACACCCTCCAGGCGATTTGCCAGGAAATTGCCCGCACTCTAGAGTTCCGTGAAATTACCCATAGCGAACCGGGCGAACAACTCGAACGCACCCGCGATTGTCTGGCTCGCTTGTCTACCTTATTAATTGTGGACAATCTAGAAACCTTGGAAGACCGCCAGGACGTTTTATCGTTTTTATATGACTTGCCTGCCAATGTCAAAGTTATCGTCACCACGCGAGAGCAAGCGATGTTCGTCCCGATTCGCTTAACCGCCTTCGCCTCATCCGACGCCGAACAGTTTATCCAGTACCAAAGCCAGGAACGCGGGGTAGAACTGGATTCTTCAGAAATTCGAGCTTTGGCCCAGAAAACCTCTGGAATTCCCGCCGCAATGGTTTATGCCATTGGGCAGTTAGCGTCGGGTTATTTGCTCCCCGATGTTTTGCAACGCATTGACAACGCTCAGGGCGATATTGCTCAGTTTTGTTTTGCGGGTTCGGTGGAGTCTTTGCGCGATCGACCGGCACATCGCTTACTCATGGCGCTGGCGATGTTTGGCGCACCTGCCTTACGAGAGGCGATCGCTACTGTTGCCTTTCCCCTCCCCGATGCGATCGCCACGGCTGATGGTTTAGCCCAACTGCAACAATTATCTCTAGTCCAACCCGTTCGGGGTCGATATCAGTTGCTAGCGCTGACTCGCGAGTACGTGTTAGGAGAATTAGCCGCCTATGCTCCGGGTGATTTTCCCGCTCAAGCTCGCCAGCGGTGGCTAAAGTTTTACCAAGACTTTGCCAAGCGCTATGCTGAAAAAGACTGGCAAGAATGGCATTCTCCCTCAGAACTCCTCGATCGCGAGTGGGAAAACCTGAAAGCCGCGATCGATTGGTGTATCGCTCAAGACCAATACGAGCCAGTCTGGGAATTTTGGCAGAAAGTGAAGGGATACGCGCTCGTTCAAGGCTATTGGGATGACCGATTAATTTGGACAAGCTGGCTGATGCAGCGCACCGAGCAACGGGGAGATTGGTCTAATTTAAGCGAGCTTTTGCTAGAACGGGCAAAAACCCTAACTTTAATGGGACGGACGGCGCAACTAGGGGAAGCAACCACGTTGTTAGAGAAGGCTTGGCGGTTGCGGGAATATCAAAATTCAATCTTTCAATGTCGTTTAATGAGCGCGATCGCCGTTTTGCAGATTCGCTTAAACTGTTTTGACATTGCCCAAGACTGGCTCAACCGCCAGCGGCAGCTTTTGCAGGAGACAACGCTCGATCCGGCTCAGGTGCAGCGCTTATGGATTCACCTGCATTACTATGAGGCGGAAGTTTGCTATCAACTCGGCGAATATCAATCCGCTAAACGGCTGTATCAACAGGCGCTCAAATCTGCTCAACAACTCGGCTGGCGGCGCTGCGAAATTTATATCCAGCATTGGCTGGCGGAGGTGGCGATCGCGCTTCTCGAACTCCCCAAGGCCACAGCATTGCTCGAAGAGGGTTTGCCCATTGCTGAAGCTCAGGGCGATCGCCGATGTATGGCTTACTACTACCGCGCTTTGGCGATGTTGGCACATCTGCGAGAGCAGGAAGAGCGATCGCACCATTGGGCAAATTTAGCGCTTTCAACCTTCGATCGCTTGGGGATGTTACCCGAAGCCGAAGAAATGCAAGCCCGACTACACAAATACACAAAAAAAGAGGCGTGA
- a CDS encoding PEP-CTERM sorting domain-containing protein: protein MMRIPQSPLLQATLTSATLLFSLAFSQSALAGTLHNGWNYAIDPSYDSLASDGGNGLLIGGTIYEIYGMAIKDDVQNNRIWVGLNANLPIGGNNVGDTVGGYRISNGNIGWGDLFFDFSGLGNFKAANDSASLFGIRFAGTNDSHAPSIGVYENVQATSVVHLNGGWSNLGNHNIYGIQEHLGLEAAMGDLAWNDPYYAPYTTPGLYSQPHTLVPNVIATGNRIGDITLVNSTELAAAGFDLGYLPATGSETFGFWFEKSLLPAGNFYSTLFLECNNDAIALTGDLVASKETPEPSTLLGFGVLAGLTWTTRKKRRKLQAML, encoded by the coding sequence ATGATGAGAATTCCGCAATCCCCTCTTCTACAAGCGACCTTAACCTCCGCTACCCTCCTATTTAGCCTCGCCTTTTCTCAATCCGCTTTAGCTGGAACCCTCCATAACGGTTGGAACTACGCCATCGATCCAAGCTACGATAGTTTAGCTAGCGATGGTGGCAATGGTCTCCTGATCGGGGGTACCATCTACGAAATCTACGGCATGGCTATCAAAGATGATGTGCAGAATAACCGCATCTGGGTGGGTTTAAATGCAAATCTCCCCATCGGCGGTAATAATGTGGGTGACACGGTGGGTGGGTATCGCATCAGTAATGGCAATATTGGCTGGGGAGATTTATTCTTTGACTTCTCTGGTTTAGGAAACTTCAAAGCCGCCAATGATAGTGCGAGTTTATTTGGGATTCGTTTTGCAGGTACAAATGATTCTCATGCACCTTCAATTGGCGTTTATGAAAATGTCCAAGCCACCAGCGTCGTACATCTCAATGGAGGTTGGTCTAATCTCGGCAACCATAATATATATGGTATTCAAGAACATCTGGGACTAGAGGCTGCAATGGGCGATTTAGCTTGGAACGATCCTTATTATGCACCTTATACAACCCCCGGTCTCTACAGTCAACCCCATACCCTCGTTCCTAATGTGATTGCAACTGGGAACAGAATTGGCGATATTACCCTAGTCAATTCTACGGAACTTGCGGCTGCGGGTTTTGACTTAGGCTACTTACCCGCTACGGGAAGCGAAACCTTTGGGTTCTGGTTTGAGAAATCGCTACTACCAGCAGGTAACTTTTACAGCACCTTATTTTTAGAGTGTAACAATGATGCGATCGCGCTCACTGGCGACCTGGTAGCCTCCAAAGAAACCCCAGAACCCTCTACCCTACTAGGTTTTGGTGTTTTAGCTGGTTTAACTTGGACGACTCGGAAAAAACGCCGCAAACTGCAAGCAATGCTATAA
- a CDS encoding tetratricopeptide repeat protein — MKRKILQGRYLYHIFEEIGSGGASIVYKASYEDRDSNTQICAIKKLKNNPACNHSEPLPTEEIEKRFRLEVKALKKLTKNPQIPNIIDYFKKRNNFYIVLEFIEGIILNEDLMPEQPWDEIKAILFLEDTLKTLSCIHQFNFIHRDINPKNIIKRKKDNKMVVIDFGYVYAVDKPDQCSLPIPRDTVRIQAFGYTPSEVAFGQPQVSSDIYSIGTIAIQALTGMKIEQLIQERKQNKDKNELVLRRLLPNLNLEILHILDKMVRYDCRYRYQSVTEVLEEIYDTEIYRNYENSRYLGKYLILQPLSSTDSAAYCTTLLCTLKSNPDGERFVVKEVTPVLDSLEQRQLAKNLLNPIINKLHELKDRDMYPKFIECFEFNKKFYFVQKFVSGTTVGEELIPGTPWKTEKVYNLVRETLKILEKLHQENIKHLGINPYNLIRRVNDNKLVLVDFPEINAIKQKLSASQNPLISASGSVDYIAPEQRMGNPSLSSDVYAVGLIGLQALTGLKARVIIGLENDDKKVNSDLRHELDRMISPSSDNEYCSASKALEQINNLEKTWTKEAFRYLCKNEFAKAVEAYDKILAEMPDFYRIWYKRGHAFEKWGDSQSVSAAFRINPCGNHTRDAAEKQAHYEEAIASFQKTLEIQPSYFKALQGLARVYFKMNDYQQAFQYYEASAKMNPDPYKDWSRQAEVLLSAKRYPEAVELYEKTLSFLTHSSPLLRESSILGYVYRSWYGKAEGLYALGRYEEAKESYHQACLLRPGYPKYECGYANALFKLGEYSEAEKAYCNALKRDPRYPEAFYGLGRVMEEFGEYRKAIDYSKKACAIKDRENVPYLEAWHRQGVVLEKMRCSTQAFAIYRQILKLHPDYQPALESCQKMRQRQRFNALPRWVRAIVNLFRGVLRRQPQ, encoded by the coding sequence ATGAAACGAAAAATACTTCAAGGGCGCTATCTATACCATATTTTTGAAGAAATCGGTTCGGGCGGAGCAAGTATTGTTTACAAAGCAAGTTATGAGGATAGAGATTCAAATACACAAATTTGTGCTATCAAAAAGCTAAAAAATAATCCGGCTTGTAATCATAGCGAACCCTTGCCTACCGAAGAAATTGAAAAACGCTTCAGGCTAGAGGTTAAAGCACTTAAAAAGCTAACTAAAAATCCACAAATACCTAATATAATCGACTATTTCAAAAAGCGCAATAATTTTTATATTGTTTTAGAATTTATTGAGGGAATTATTCTGAATGAAGACTTAATGCCAGAACAACCTTGGGATGAAATCAAGGCAATTCTTTTTCTGGAAGATACTTTAAAGACATTAAGCTGTATTCATCAATTTAATTTTATTCATCGAGACATTAATCCTAAGAATATTATTAAACGAAAAAAAGATAACAAAATGGTAGTTATTGATTTTGGGTATGTTTATGCAGTCGATAAACCTGACCAATGTTCGCTTCCAATACCCAGAGATACAGTAAGAATTCAAGCTTTTGGCTATACTCCTAGTGAAGTTGCTTTTGGTCAACCTCAAGTCAGTAGCGATATCTATTCTATTGGAACAATTGCTATTCAGGCTTTGACGGGCATGAAGATAGAACAGTTAATACAAGAACGAAAACAAAATAAAGATAAAAACGAATTAGTTTTACGTCGCTTATTGCCTAATCTTAATCTAGAAATTCTCCATATTTTAGATAAAATGGTTCGTTATGATTGTCGCTATCGCTATCAATCAGTAACAGAAGTTTTAGAAGAGATTTATGATACTGAAATTTATAGAAATTATGAAAATTCTCGGTATTTAGGTAAATACTTAATTCTTCAGCCTTTAAGCAGTACCGACAGTGCCGCTTATTGTACTACGTTACTTTGTACTCTTAAATCTAATCCAGATGGAGAAAGGTTTGTTGTTAAAGAAGTGACACCTGTTCTAGATAGCCTAGAACAAAGGCAACTGGCAAAAAATTTATTGAATCCTATTATTAATAAATTGCACGAGCTTAAAGATCGAGATATGTATCCTAAGTTTATTGAATGCTTTGAATTTAATAAGAAGTTTTATTTTGTTCAAAAATTTGTATCAGGAACAACAGTTGGCGAGGAGCTTATACCGGGTACGCCTTGGAAAACAGAAAAGGTGTATAACTTGGTTAGAGAAACTTTGAAGATTCTGGAAAAACTTCATCAAGAAAATATAAAACATTTAGGAATTAACCCTTATAATTTAATTCGCAGAGTTAATGATAACAAACTGGTTTTAGTTGATTTTCCAGAAATTAATGCGATTAAACAAAAGTTGTCTGCCTCTCAAAACCCGTTAATTAGTGCTTCTGGTTCTGTGGACTATATAGCACCCGAACAACGAATGGGCAATCCGTCTTTGAGTAGCGATGTTTATGCTGTGGGATTAATCGGCTTACAAGCTTTAACCGGCTTGAAGGCACGAGTTATCATTGGCTTAGAGAACGATGATAAAAAAGTGAATTCCGATCTGAGACATGAACTCGATCGAATGATTTCTCCCAGTTCAGACAATGAATATTGTTCTGCTAGCAAAGCTTTGGAACAAATTAATAATTTAGAGAAAACTTGGACGAAAGAGGCGTTTAGATATCTCTGTAAAAATGAGTTTGCAAAAGCTGTGGAAGCTTACGATAAAATTTTGGCTGAAATGCCTGATTTTTATCGGATTTGGTATAAACGAGGCCATGCTTTTGAAAAATGGGGCGATTCGCAAAGCGTTAGCGCAGCTTTTCGTATAAATCCCTGCGGGAATCATACTCGCGACGCAGCCGAAAAACAGGCACATTACGAAGAGGCGATCGCATCTTTTCAAAAGACATTAGAAATTCAACCCAGTTACTTCAAAGCATTGCAAGGTTTAGCAAGGGTTTATTTTAAAATGAATGATTATCAGCAAGCATTTCAATACTACGAAGCATCTGCAAAAATGAATCCAGATCCTTATAAAGATTGGTCTCGACAAGCTGAAGTTCTATTAAGTGCCAAGCGATATCCAGAAGCAGTTGAACTTTATGAAAAAACCTTGTCATTTTTAACCCATTCTTCGCCCCTTCTCAGGGAGTCCTCCATTTTGGGTTATGTTTATAGGTCTTGGTATGGGAAAGCAGAAGGCCTCTATGCATTAGGGCGCTATGAAGAGGCTAAGGAATCTTACCATCAGGCGTGTTTGTTAAGACCGGGTTATCCAAAATACGAATGTGGCTATGCTAACGCGTTGTTTAAGCTGGGTGAATATTCTGAAGCAGAAAAGGCTTATTGTAATGCCTTAAAACGCGATCCTCGATATCCAGAAGCCTTTTATGGCTTAGGTCGAGTTATGGAAGAGTTTGGTGAATACCGAAAAGCGATTGATTATTCTAAAAAAGCTTGTGCCATTAAAGATCGAGAAAATGTCCCCTATTTAGAGGCTTGGCATCGACAAGGGGTAGTTTTAGAAAAAATGCGCTGTTCTACCCAAGCATTTGCAATTTATCGACAAATTCTAAAACTTCATCCCGACTATCAACCCGCCCTAGAAAGTTGTCAAAAAATGAGACAAAGACAACGCTTTAATGCTTTACCCAGGTGGGTGAGAGCAATTGTTAATCTGTTCCGAGGAGTCTTGAGACGCCAACCTCAGTAA